One window from the genome of Thalassospira xiamenensis M-5 = DSM 17429 encodes:
- a CDS encoding TonB-dependent siderophore receptor has protein sequence MQVNKAGKARLAKGLAYQLICGASLFALAAGLIVTGVPATAKAQQDNTSVSSATPMEFSIPSQDLNQALLTFADQANLQLFYDLDRIDGLQSSELEGSYTPSDALKVLLLGSGMTYRFTSESTVSLSKMETSDVDASTVVDPVYVEANAQSSSELAHGYVATTSSSGTKTSTPLIETAKSISVVTEQEIEDRAVASIEDAVAYTAGVVTNNYGYDPRFDQVYVRGYPVHIYGDYRDGLRQMTGVYATFRTEPYSLEQLEIVKGPTAALYGQTTPGGLLNSVTKRPHKDAKNNVYGRFTDTESYEGGFDYNLDISKNGEWASRFVGMARYGETSNDIQDDRQMFAPTIRWQPNENTDLTVYTLLQHDETDASATLLNLNGEVLDYRTSDADYDYQKQDQFQVGYELTHHLNSVPVTLAQNTRFGYFDLTARYLTGGVAGAGWNPSDANEYRRVAQAVQETLWSAQVDNQAITSFETGEVSHELLTGLDLMYSKSDYRFGSSAVLSDYSFYLDDPNRSISGSTPAYTTLDDVTYNQTGVYVQDQLEYGNWHFNGGVRFDYAERKRISRLTNTGSTDYNTATTFNASALYAFDNGVSPYVSWGTSFLPSTSQDINGKMLTPTEGEQYEVGVKYEPIGFDSLVTVSAYRLTEDNVARYAGYSATIGSYYEPIGKLESRGLEIEGKANVTESLSLVANFAYNNAKIVKGSYRGNTPLVTPEKTASTWVDYTFQSGPLSGFGLGVGVRYIDSSYANYTNTSKNKSYTLLDAAIRYDFGAVSDKLEGLTLAINSTNLADNKADICNNGYCYQNEGQTIAATLKYDW, from the coding sequence ATGCAGGTAAATAAAGCCGGCAAAGCCCGGTTGGCAAAAGGTTTGGCATATCAGTTGATATGTGGTGCAAGTTTGTTTGCACTTGCTGCCGGGTTGATCGTTACGGGGGTTCCAGCCACGGCGAAAGCACAACAGGACAATACGTCGGTAAGCAGTGCAACACCGATGGAATTTTCAATCCCGTCACAGGATCTTAATCAGGCGCTGTTGACTTTTGCCGATCAGGCAAATTTGCAACTGTTCTACGATCTGGACCGTATCGACGGTTTGCAAAGTTCGGAACTGGAAGGCAGTTACACGCCTTCTGATGCACTTAAAGTCCTGCTGCTGGGTAGCGGTATGACCTATCGGTTCACGAGCGAGAGCACTGTTTCCCTGTCAAAGATGGAAACTTCCGATGTTGATGCGTCGACGGTTGTTGATCCGGTCTATGTCGAAGCAAATGCACAAAGTTCAAGCGAACTGGCGCATGGTTACGTCGCAACAACCAGCAGTTCGGGAACCAAAACCAGCACTCCCCTGATCGAAACCGCCAAAAGCATTTCGGTCGTGACCGAGCAGGAAATTGAAGACCGCGCAGTTGCCAGCATTGAGGATGCGGTCGCCTATACCGCAGGTGTAGTGACCAATAATTACGGCTATGATCCACGCTTCGATCAGGTCTATGTCCGTGGCTATCCGGTTCATATCTATGGCGATTATCGTGACGGCCTGCGGCAGATGACAGGTGTTTACGCAACCTTCAGAACCGAACCTTATAGCCTTGAACAGCTTGAGATCGTGAAGGGACCGACGGCGGCACTATATGGCCAGACGACACCCGGCGGCTTGCTAAATAGCGTCACCAAACGCCCGCACAAAGATGCCAAAAACAACGTATATGGACGTTTCACCGACACAGAATCCTATGAAGGTGGTTTCGACTACAATCTGGATATCAGCAAGAATGGCGAATGGGCCTCGCGATTTGTCGGCATGGCGCGTTATGGCGAAACAAGCAATGACATCCAGGATGATCGCCAGATGTTCGCGCCAACCATTCGCTGGCAACCCAATGAGAACACGGACCTGACCGTTTATACCCTTTTACAACATGACGAGACGGACGCATCTGCGACATTGCTGAACCTGAATGGCGAAGTCCTTGACTATCGTACCAGTGACGCAGATTACGACTATCAGAAGCAAGATCAGTTTCAGGTCGGCTATGAACTCACCCACCATCTGAACTCCGTGCCGGTCACCCTGGCTCAAAACACCCGATTTGGTTATTTTGACCTCACGGCCCGCTATCTCACCGGGGGCGTTGCCGGGGCTGGCTGGAATCCTTCTGACGCCAACGAATATCGACGCGTGGCACAGGCCGTCCAGGAAACACTCTGGAGCGCACAGGTCGACAATCAGGCAATTACCAGCTTTGAAACCGGAGAGGTTTCTCATGAATTGCTGACCGGTCTGGATTTAATGTACTCGAAATCCGATTATCGATTTGGTTCAAGTGCGGTGCTGAGCGACTACAGCTTCTATCTTGATGACCCAAACAGATCAATTTCCGGCAGCACGCCTGCCTACACGACATTGGATGATGTTACTTATAACCAGACAGGCGTCTATGTTCAGGATCAGCTGGAATACGGGAACTGGCATTTCAATGGCGGCGTTCGTTTCGACTATGCAGAGCGCAAGCGCATCAGCCGCCTGACAAATACCGGCTCAACAGACTACAACACCGCAACGACTTTTAATGCCAGCGCACTTTATGCGTTCGATAACGGTGTATCGCCCTATGTCAGTTGGGGCACTTCATTCCTGCCAAGCACCAGTCAGGATATCAACGGCAAGATGCTCACCCCGACCGAAGGTGAACAATATGAAGTTGGCGTCAAATACGAACCAATCGGGTTCGATAGTTTAGTCACCGTATCTGCCTATCGACTGACCGAGGACAATGTTGCCCGCTATGCAGGCTACAGTGCCACAATTGGTTCGTATTATGAGCCTATCGGCAAACTTGAATCACGCGGGCTTGAAATCGAAGGCAAGGCAAATGTGACCGAAAGCCTGAGCCTTGTTGCAAACTTTGCCTATAACAATGCCAAGATCGTCAAAGGCTCCTATCGTGGCAACACGCCGCTCGTAACGCCGGAAAAAACCGCATCGACCTGGGTGGATTACACTTTCCAGAGCGGACCTCTGAGTGGCTTCGGACTTGGCGTTGGCGTTCGCTACATCGACTCAAGCTATGCCAACTATACCAACACCAGCAAGAACAAGTCTTACACACTGCTTGACGCCGCAATCCGATATGACTTCGGTGCGGTCAGCGACAAGCTTGAAGGCCTGACACTCGCCATCAACAGCACCAACCTCGCCGACAACAAAGCCGACATTTGCAACAACGGATACTGCTACCAGAACGAGGGGCAGACCATTGCAGCAACATTAAAATACGACTGGTAA
- a CDS encoding ABC transporter ATP-binding protein: MDLSDRPAVLAMQDTHFQTSGGSILLKEVSVTFRARSLTAIVGHNGSGKSTALKMLAGLNKPSGGTVTLDGENIASFGTREFAKNVAYLAQDPGDGADYTVEELVALGRYPWHGPFGRLQDHDKQAIERAIALTGLESLRQRAVHTLSGGERQRAWIAVTLAQQAPCLLLDEPISALDLAHQYEILLLLAELSKQDGLCIIAVLHDINLAARFADQIVALKNGHLIADASPQTIMQPNILRDIFGIDMLVQPHPTNGHPVALANV; the protein is encoded by the coding sequence ATGGATTTGTCTGACCGCCCCGCCGTTCTTGCCATGCAGGACACCCATTTCCAAACATCGGGGGGCTCAATCCTTCTTAAGGAAGTCTCCGTTACATTTCGGGCGCGCAGCCTGACTGCAATTGTGGGCCATAACGGTTCTGGTAAATCGACGGCCCTTAAAATGCTGGCTGGGCTGAACAAACCATCGGGGGGGACCGTCACCCTTGATGGCGAAAATATTGCAAGCTTTGGCACACGCGAATTTGCAAAAAACGTTGCCTATCTGGCACAGGATCCCGGCGACGGCGCAGATTACACCGTCGAGGAACTGGTCGCTCTGGGACGGTATCCCTGGCACGGACCATTCGGGCGATTACAGGACCACGACAAACAAGCAATCGAACGTGCCATTGCTCTGACCGGGCTGGAATCATTACGTCAACGTGCTGTCCACACCCTGTCTGGTGGAGAACGGCAACGTGCATGGATCGCAGTCACGCTGGCCCAGCAGGCACCTTGCCTGCTTCTGGACGAGCCAATTTCAGCACTCGACCTTGCCCATCAATATGAAATCCTGCTTTTGCTTGCAGAACTCAGCAAGCAAGATGGCTTGTGCATCATCGCCGTTTTGCACGATATCAATCTGGCTGCGCGCTTTGCCGATCAAATCGTTGCCTTGAAAAATGGCCATCTGATTGCGGATGCATCCCCTCAAACCATTATGCAGCCCAATATTCTGCGCGATATTTTCGGCATCGACATGCTTGTCCAGCCCCATCCAACCAATGGGCATCCTGTTGCCTTGGCCAATGTGTGA